In Nocardioides nitrophenolicus, the genomic window TGTCGTAGCCCTCGCGCAGCCGAACCGGCGTAAAGCGCTTGTTGCTCACGTCCTCTGGCGTCAGGGGCATGACCTCACCAATCTATAAAGAAGAATCTCGACGGTATGTCTTCACGAACCATAGCGCCTGGACGGTCGAAGACGGCATCCGCGTCCCGTCCCTGGCGTCACAGCAGTCTCACAACAGCAGGGTGCGCCGGTTCACCTCGAGCAGCACGTAGGCCAGGATCATCACCAGGATGAAGCTGATGTCCAGCGCGAAGTTCCCGATCCGGATCGGCTTGATCACCCGACGCAGGCCGTTGATCGGCGGGTCGGTCGTCGAGTAGGCCAGCTCCAGGAAGACCAGCACCGGCCCCCGGGGCTCCCAGGCGCGCGCGAACACCTGGACCCAGTCGGTGATGAA contains:
- a CDS encoding YggT family protein — encoded protein: MTIVGWIIEGVLFAFIGFLWVRFITDWVQVFARAWEPRGPVLVFLELAYSTTDPPINGLRRVIKPIRIGNFALDISFILVMILAYVLLEVNRRTLLL